A single region of the Bifidobacterium asteroides DSM 20089 genome encodes:
- a CDS encoding dicarboxylate/amino acid:cation symporter, whose amino-acid sequence MSKTSWDWAALIVVVILFAVLALLSRKTKVNFSWRVIIATVLGILVGVGFSGHTTYVGAFGNVWSEVISALVVPLLLFSIIASIGRIGGSGRLKSISVKTIVLLLVNTFTAAVIALVLGLLFQVGKGFNQALPKGAKPRQVPGVLDTLVGLFPSNLADNWAHNQVIPVVIFAILLAVSLNKAASTPRGEQSVAPFKAFVEAGNVVLSKATQIVVGFTPYAVLSLIAAAIGRSNLKSLLPLLAVLLVAYLGLAIQLFLVQPLILALVGRVNPLPFFRSLWPAGVVAFTSESSIGTIPVTVRQLRSAGVPEETASFVASLGANLGMPGCAGLWPVLLAVFAINAQGIPYSPLRFALLIVFALVVSVGTVGVPGTATITATSLFTAAGLPVPFIAIMQPISQLVDMGRTLVNVAGAANTAVIVARTENELDLDLYKGRKVFDDQDIEADEEIEQSGD is encoded by the coding sequence ATGTCGAAAACGAGTTGGGATTGGGCGGCCCTGATAGTGGTCGTCATTCTCTTTGCAGTGCTGGCCCTGCTGAGCAGGAAGACCAAGGTCAACTTCAGTTGGCGGGTCATCATAGCGACGGTGTTGGGAATCCTGGTGGGTGTAGGCTTCTCCGGCCACACGACCTATGTAGGAGCATTCGGCAACGTCTGGTCCGAGGTCATCTCGGCCCTCGTAGTGCCGCTGCTGCTTTTCAGCATCATCGCCAGCATCGGCCGTATCGGCGGGTCTGGCCGGTTGAAGAGCATCAGTGTGAAGACCATTGTTCTTCTCCTGGTCAATACCTTCACAGCCGCCGTGATTGCCCTGGTTCTAGGGCTGCTTTTCCAGGTCGGCAAGGGGTTCAACCAGGCCCTGCCCAAGGGGGCCAAACCTCGCCAGGTGCCAGGGGTACTCGATACTCTGGTCGGTCTCTTCCCATCGAATCTGGCGGACAATTGGGCTCACAACCAGGTCATTCCCGTAGTGATCTTCGCCATCCTCTTGGCGGTCTCCCTTAACAAGGCCGCATCAACACCGCGCGGCGAGCAGAGCGTGGCCCCCTTCAAGGCTTTCGTGGAAGCCGGCAATGTGGTCCTGTCAAAGGCCACCCAAATCGTGGTTGGCTTCACCCCCTATGCGGTTCTGTCCCTGATTGCAGCCGCCATCGGTCGCAGCAACCTGAAGAGCCTTCTGCCCCTGTTGGCAGTTCTCTTGGTGGCATACCTGGGTCTGGCCATTCAGCTCTTCCTGGTCCAACCTCTGATCCTGGCCCTGGTCGGTAGGGTCAATCCTCTGCCCTTCTTCCGCTCCCTTTGGCCGGCGGGCGTGGTGGCCTTCACCTCGGAGAGCAGCATCGGCACCATTCCTGTCACAGTCCGTCAGCTGCGCTCTGCCGGCGTTCCCGAAGAGACGGCTTCCTTCGTGGCTAGTCTGGGAGCCAATCTGGGCATGCCCGGATGCGCCGGGCTCTGGCCCGTTCTCCTGGCGGTCTTCGCCATCAACGCCCAGGGGATTCCTTACTCTCCCTTGCGCTTCGCCCTCCTGATCGTCTTTGCCTTGGTGGTTTCCGTGGGGACGGTGGGTGTGCCCGGCACAGCCACGATCACCGCCACCTCCCTATTCACGGCGGCTGGCCTGCCCGTACCATTCATCGCTATCATGCAGCCTATTTCCCAGCTGGTTGATATGGGCCGCACGTTGGTGAACGTGGCTGGCGCAGCCAATACGGCAGTCATCGTGGCCAGGACCGAGAACGAGCTTGACCTGGATCTTTACAAGGGCCGCAAGGTCTTCGACGACCAGGACATTGAAGCGGACGAGGAGATAGAACAGTCAGGGGACTAG
- a CDS encoding glycoside hydrolase family 88/105 protein, which translates to MKPSSPAQYAQAAVDTMRRKFPKGSDLPPRNHFHYHQGVFLSGVYQTFLLNGREDDMAYLQEWVDANVDERGHVLNQDQICLDDIQPGILLFPLEERTGDPRYRNALDQLAGELRLYPKNDEGGFWHQQRAAGQMWLDGLYMGGPFMTEYGRRFGDPALMDEAIRQALLMQEKTRIPETGLWRHAYDPARQAQWADPKSGLSPEYWGRSVGWVPVAIVDELDQIPQDHPGREDLRNLVRDLLTAVCRYQGPDGRWWQVLDKVGQEGNWPENSCTCLFVAAICKAVDQGILDKAYLEAANKGYEGVIKSLERQGDDLLIGDICVGTGPGSYEEYCQRPTSINDMHGVGAFLLMCAGMERVRA; encoded by the coding sequence ATGAAACCATCATCACCAGCGCAGTACGCCCAGGCGGCCGTGGACACCATGCGGCGTAAATTCCCCAAAGGAAGCGATCTGCCGCCCCGTAATCACTTCCATTATCACCAAGGGGTCTTCCTGTCGGGCGTTTACCAGACATTTCTGCTCAATGGCCGTGAGGACGACATGGCCTATCTGCAGGAATGGGTAGATGCCAATGTCGACGAGCGCGGACACGTACTCAACCAAGACCAGATCTGCCTTGACGACATTCAACCGGGCATTCTGCTTTTCCCCTTGGAGGAGCGAACCGGGGATCCCCGATACCGGAATGCCCTGGACCAGCTGGCCGGAGAGCTGCGGCTCTACCCCAAAAACGACGAAGGCGGTTTCTGGCACCAGCAGCGGGCGGCTGGACAGATGTGGTTGGATGGCCTCTACATGGGCGGACCCTTCATGACGGAATACGGTCGCCGCTTTGGGGACCCGGCACTGATGGACGAGGCCATCAGGCAGGCCTTGCTCATGCAGGAGAAGACGCGCATACCCGAGACCGGGCTCTGGCGGCATGCCTACGATCCTGCTCGCCAAGCCCAGTGGGCGGATCCGAAGTCTGGTCTCTCGCCTGAATACTGGGGTCGATCTGTCGGCTGGGTGCCCGTAGCCATTGTGGATGAGCTCGACCAGATTCCGCAGGACCACCCGGGCCGCGAGGATCTGCGAAACCTGGTCCGCGACCTGCTGACCGCCGTCTGCCGCTATCAGGGCCCCGACGGCCGCTGGTGGCAGGTTCTCGACAAGGTCGGTCAGGAGGGCAACTGGCCTGAGAACTCTTGCACCTGTCTCTTCGTGGCCGCCATCTGCAAGGCCGTAGACCAAGGCATTCTGGACAAGGCCTACCTGGAAGCGGCCAACAAGGGGTATGAGGGGGTCATAAAGAGCCTTGAGCGGCAGGGAGATGACCTCCTCATCGGCGACATCTGTGTAGGAACCGGCCCCGGGAGCTATGAGGAATACTGCCAGCGACCCACCAGCATCAACGACATGCACGGGGTGGGCGCCTTCCTGCTCATGTGCGCAGGAATGGAACGCGTCAGGGCCTAG
- a CDS encoding putative BadF/BadG/BcrA/BcrD ATPase family protein produces MSSMDSRRQGKPLPVVGVDVGGTKTRIDTLFSRHRQSLTLASDSWRRNSDTVLPHDMSRLAELVQAQAAKRRPGPAVLCLGLHGADTPQQLNLATTALTEQLPGWRIRVVNDAELLGPTAGIRQALNLVVGTGMVVVGRDTSGNLVRADGYGYGWLLGDYGSAPALVREAVREILNRGVVAGTEAVMEDPLTQDLLEHFTVRDINQLALAFGSSADEQAWGRLAPLFFRSLQKGSAIADEILDQAVTRIGLAVKAVIHAGACGRQVVAAGGVITHQPIMAHRLSGVLASLTGGPVGLRLLEDPPVTGALALASKLQSDTGQTTSADETIIMPINKKGTES; encoded by the coding sequence ATGTCTAGCATGGACAGCAGGCGGCAGGGGAAACCCCTACCTGTGGTCGGCGTGGACGTAGGCGGAACCAAGACCCGCATCGATACGCTTTTTTCAAGACATCGCCAAAGCCTGACCTTGGCTTCGGACTCATGGCGGAGGAACAGCGACACCGTACTTCCACACGATATGAGCCGACTGGCCGAGCTGGTACAGGCACAGGCGGCCAAACGCCGACCTGGGCCGGCTGTGCTATGTCTGGGGCTGCATGGGGCCGATACACCCCAGCAGCTGAACCTGGCCACGACGGCATTGACCGAACAACTGCCCGGATGGCGAATCCGCGTGGTCAACGACGCCGAGCTGCTGGGGCCGACGGCGGGCATCAGGCAGGCGTTGAATCTGGTGGTAGGCACCGGCATGGTCGTTGTCGGTCGGGATACCTCCGGCAATCTGGTGCGAGCCGACGGATACGGATACGGTTGGCTTCTGGGCGACTACGGCAGTGCCCCTGCCTTGGTCCGGGAAGCAGTCAGGGAAATACTGAACCGCGGCGTCGTCGCGGGAACGGAGGCAGTCATGGAAGATCCTCTGACACAGGATCTGCTGGAGCACTTCACCGTGCGGGACATCAACCAGTTAGCCCTGGCTTTCGGATCATCCGCAGACGAACAGGCCTGGGGGCGTCTGGCTCCGCTCTTTTTCCGGTCTCTGCAGAAAGGCTCGGCCATCGCCGACGAAATATTGGACCAGGCTGTGACCCGCATCGGCCTGGCCGTGAAAGCAGTCATTCATGCCGGGGCCTGCGGGCGCCAAGTGGTGGCTGCTGGCGGGGTCATCACCCACCAGCCGATCATGGCCCACAGGCTGAGCGGGGTCCTTGCCTCATTGACAGGCGGCCCTGTCGGCCTCCGCCTGTTGGAGGACCCGCCCGTCACCGGAGCTCTGGCGCTGGCTTCAAAGCTACAGAGCGATACTGGTCAAACGACCTCAGCAGATGAGACAATTATCATGCCGATTAACAAAAAGGGGACTGAATCATGA
- a CDS encoding ROK family transcriptional regulator, whose protein sequence is MRDRKNMGRRTAGANMALHGNRDRVVTTNRSVILDTLCHTDSLSRAQIAELTGIPLPTVHRLCTQLRKEGIIQESAKNRDGRGRPVRLLHLNPSFHAVLVVNVRGTAIDGAVVSLNDRILHEEHMPQPPEDDKGGTGSRIRAITAMARLLDRWAADRSIPCTGIGVAVPGIVQNDGMVTAASELGWNEVPLGDILRTADKGPVLIENNANAYAYGEVLAGAGKNHNPVVGYTIRHFGVGAGIVVDGCILRGSHGMAGEMGYTLTSRESLDKYYTYGGDLEWQISQISAVEDQPSKRSEETLIDLISLSIGDICLVADPEIIVLDIAPTLPGQRIREGLRRRLIGRIPHMPDLAATQLGRKAPLIGVGELISQQVRTAAFNV, encoded by the coding sequence ATGAGAGACAGGAAAAACATGGGCAGACGGACCGCAGGAGCGAACATGGCCCTCCATGGGAACAGAGATCGGGTTGTCACAACCAATAGGAGCGTTATTCTAGACACCCTATGCCATACCGATAGCCTTTCTCGGGCCCAAATCGCTGAGTTGACAGGAATCCCGCTGCCAACTGTCCACCGACTTTGCACCCAGCTTCGGAAGGAAGGCATTATCCAGGAGAGCGCGAAGAACCGCGATGGCCGAGGCCGGCCGGTTCGCCTGCTGCATCTGAATCCGAGCTTCCACGCCGTTCTGGTCGTCAATGTCAGAGGAACAGCCATTGATGGAGCCGTGGTCAGCCTGAATGACCGGATCCTGCACGAGGAGCACATGCCTCAACCGCCAGAGGACGATAAAGGGGGCACCGGTAGCCGCATACGCGCCATTACCGCCATGGCCCGGCTCCTGGATCGCTGGGCCGCAGACCGGTCCATTCCCTGCACCGGTATAGGCGTAGCCGTGCCGGGCATCGTCCAGAACGACGGCATGGTTACGGCCGCCAGTGAATTGGGCTGGAATGAAGTACCCCTGGGCGACATCCTGCGTACGGCCGACAAAGGCCCTGTTCTGATAGAAAACAACGCCAATGCCTATGCATATGGAGAAGTCCTTGCAGGAGCAGGGAAAAACCATAACCCGGTGGTCGGCTACACCATCCGCCATTTCGGCGTAGGTGCCGGCATCGTCGTGGACGGCTGCATCCTACGGGGGAGCCATGGCATGGCCGGCGAGATGGGCTACACGCTGACCAGTCGGGAATCGCTGGACAAGTACTACACATACGGCGGCGATCTGGAATGGCAGATCTCCCAGATCAGCGCCGTCGAGGACCAACCGAGCAAACGAAGCGAGGAAACCCTGATCGATTTGATCAGTCTGTCCATCGGGGATATCTGCCTGGTGGCCGACCCTGAAATCATCGTCCTGGACATCGCTCCAACCTTGCCAGGGCAGCGAATCCGGGAGGGCCTCCGACGGCGCCTGATCGGACGCATCCCCCACATGCCGGATCTCGCAGCAACCCAGCTGGGCAGGAAAGCTCCCCTGATTGGCGTGGGAGAGCTGATCAGCCAGCAGGTCAGGACGGCGGCCTTCAATGTCTAG
- a CDS encoding ABC transporter substrate-binding protein yields the protein MPRIIRRFLAAGVAVVSIFALTACGGGSKGNSGADAKEITLTYSDDQNNAYKTMAQKYTKDTGVKVNIMEVPYADLGTKIANAAKADDLPDVARVPQINPVWSDQLEDLTNIADNHNAMKSLLRKSPDGKILTIASDLTAVGLFLNTTLFDKAGVSYPDPDGSWTWEEFIAALKKVQAATGAKYGLVMDASSHRERSFLYQFGSKGVRKHADGSWGLDDKAKTALEFLKSIDDDKIMPKSVWASNEDPSALFKSGQVAAYYSGNWQIADFNTSITSFTWKSVIMPASPTKATNVGTNYMVALSPAGKKFLDWFYSKKNYTAFCEQGNYLPALNDITPKYANHNEDMELYQKIIRESDQDVLSRQVMTQLELALKGAVLPSQDPMKDETIKYLSDEQDVDTTVANMNRLFTKSYTVDNKQ from the coding sequence ATGCCAAGGATAATTCGCCGATTCCTGGCCGCTGGAGTGGCGGTGGTCTCTATCTTCGCCCTGACCGCTTGCGGTGGCGGGTCCAAGGGAAATTCTGGGGCAGATGCCAAGGAGATCACCCTGACCTATTCGGATGATCAGAACAACGCCTACAAGACCATGGCCCAGAAGTACACCAAGGACACCGGGGTCAAGGTCAATATCATGGAGGTGCCCTATGCGGATCTCGGCACCAAAATCGCCAATGCCGCCAAGGCCGATGACCTTCCCGACGTGGCGCGTGTCCCCCAGATCAACCCCGTTTGGTCCGATCAGTTGGAGGATCTGACCAATATAGCCGATAATCATAATGCCATGAAAAGCCTTCTGCGCAAGTCTCCGGACGGCAAGATACTCACCATTGCCTCTGATTTGACAGCTGTGGGCCTCTTCCTCAATACCACGCTGTTCGACAAGGCTGGTGTCTCCTATCCGGATCCCGACGGATCCTGGACCTGGGAGGAATTCATAGCCGCCTTGAAAAAGGTGCAAGCGGCTACTGGAGCCAAGTATGGCCTGGTCATGGATGCCTCCAGTCACCGTGAACGCTCTTTCCTCTATCAGTTCGGATCCAAGGGCGTCCGCAAGCATGCGGATGGATCCTGGGGTCTGGATGACAAGGCCAAGACGGCCCTTGAGTTCCTCAAGAGCATCGATGACGACAAGATCATGCCCAAGTCGGTCTGGGCTTCCAATGAGGATCCCTCGGCTCTGTTCAAGTCGGGACAGGTGGCCGCCTACTATTCGGGCAACTGGCAGATCGCTGATTTCAACACATCCATCACCTCGTTCACCTGGAAGAGTGTCATCATGCCTGCCTCGCCCACCAAGGCCACCAATGTGGGAACCAATTACATGGTCGCCCTGAGTCCTGCGGGCAAAAAGTTCCTCGACTGGTTCTACAGCAAGAAGAACTACACTGCCTTCTGCGAGCAGGGCAACTATCTACCCGCCCTCAACGACATCACGCCTAAGTATGCCAACCACAACGAGGACATGGAACTCTACCAGAAGATCATTCGTGAATCCGATCAGGATGTGCTTTCCCGCCAGGTCATGACCCAGCTGGAGCTTGCACTGAAGGGCGCTGTTCTGCCGAGCCAGGACCCCATGAAGGACGAGACGATCAAGTACCTGTCTGACGAGCAGGATGTAGACACGACCGTGGCTAATATGAACCGCCTGTTCACCAAGTCCTACACCGTCGACAACAAACAGTGA
- a CDS encoding carbohydrate ABC transporter permease codes for MKKPLAAPLFLILPAVVLYVIFFIWPAAIGLFYSFTNYKGLSKYRMVGLSNYTTLLADHDFWSSLLRTFEYILCSVPLNVCLSLLAAVLVTNRKAVGRTLARTLFFIPWLVSPIITGLIWRWMFGEGFGIVNQVIQGLGGHPMRWATDSNLSFLVLILAGVWAGMAFNMLLFITALENVQTSLYEAASLDGANIWQKFVHITLPGIAPTTFMVVLLGTIGGIKEFAMVQALNGGGPGTSNRLVVQYIYETGFSNSRIGYASAASMVLLVILVVVSLLQMRLNKKTGGR; via the coding sequence ATGAAAAAGCCGCTGGCAGCGCCCTTGTTTTTGATTCTGCCCGCTGTGGTGCTCTATGTGATTTTCTTCATCTGGCCTGCAGCAATCGGACTCTTTTATTCCTTCACCAACTACAAGGGCCTGTCCAAGTACCGGATGGTGGGCCTGTCCAACTACACCACGCTGCTGGCCGACCATGACTTCTGGTCCTCACTATTGCGCACTTTTGAGTACATCCTGTGCTCGGTGCCTCTGAACGTCTGCCTGTCCCTGCTGGCGGCGGTTCTGGTGACCAATCGGAAGGCAGTCGGCCGGACCCTGGCCCGCACCCTCTTCTTCATCCCCTGGCTGGTCTCTCCCATCATCACCGGTCTGATCTGGCGATGGATGTTCGGCGAGGGCTTCGGCATCGTCAATCAGGTCATCCAGGGGCTGGGCGGACACCCCATGCGTTGGGCAACCGATTCCAACCTCTCCTTCCTGGTGCTTATCCTTGCCGGCGTCTGGGCCGGAATGGCCTTCAATATGCTGCTGTTCATCACCGCCCTGGAGAATGTGCAGACCTCCCTCTATGAGGCGGCCTCACTGGACGGGGCCAACATCTGGCAGAAGTTCGTGCATATCACATTGCCCGGCATCGCTCCGACCACCTTCATGGTCGTCCTGTTGGGCACTATCGGAGGCATCAAGGAGTTCGCCATGGTCCAGGCCCTGAACGGGGGCGGGCCAGGCACGTCCAATCGACTGGTGGTCCAGTACATCTACGAGACAGGTTTCTCCAACTCCCGCATCGGCTACGCCTCGGCAGCCTCCATGGTTCTGCTGGTCATTCTGGTTGTGGTATCGCTGCTGCAGATGCGCCTGAACAAGAAAACAGGGGGTCGCTAG
- a CDS encoding carbohydrate ABC transporter permease: protein MRTWWQRVKTDAPSTIMMWFLVICFAFPVFWLILSSFKGPDELFAVPMSFLPRRWTTAGYAAAWSRIDFARYFGNTAIVAIITTVLTVIVSSMTGYALAKYDYWWTRLFFIGILLTTMLPTEVIMSPSFIVVRDIGLYNTLAGIIVPSIITATGIFMFRQYYLTVPDEMMQAARVDGCSELQIFLRIMLPIAKPCIVTLAIFSFQWRWNDYIWPLLILNDSKRFTLQVALRTLVGAEKIDWAILLPASVISMIPLVLIFMFCQKYIVGSDVDAAFKG, encoded by the coding sequence GTGAGAACGTGGTGGCAACGGGTCAAGACAGACGCACCCTCCACCATAATGATGTGGTTCCTGGTCATCTGCTTCGCCTTCCCGGTATTCTGGCTGATTCTGTCCTCCTTCAAGGGGCCGGATGAGCTTTTCGCCGTGCCCATGAGCTTCCTTCCCCGCCGATGGACCACTGCGGGCTACGCGGCGGCCTGGAGCAGGATCGACTTCGCCCGTTACTTCGGCAATACGGCAATAGTTGCCATCATCACCACCGTGCTGACCGTGATCGTGAGCTCCATGACCGGGTATGCACTGGCCAAATATGACTACTGGTGGACCAGGCTCTTCTTCATCGGCATACTGCTGACGACCATGCTGCCCACTGAGGTCATAATGTCGCCCTCTTTCATTGTCGTGCGCGACATCGGCTTGTACAACACCCTGGCCGGTATAATCGTTCCCTCGATCATCACCGCCACCGGCATCTTCATGTTCCGCCAGTACTACCTGACGGTCCCTGATGAGATGATGCAGGCGGCCCGTGTGGACGGATGCTCCGAACTGCAGATCTTCCTGCGCATCATGTTGCCCATCGCCAAGCCCTGCATTGTGACCCTGGCCATTTTCTCCTTCCAGTGGCGTTGGAACGACTATATCTGGCCATTGCTGATTCTCAATGACTCTAAACGGTTCACTCTGCAGGTGGCACTGCGGACGCTGGTTGGTGCGGAGAAGATCGACTGGGCCATCCTGCTGCCGGCATCTGTCATCTCCATGATTCCGCTGGTCCTGATTTTCATGTTCTGCCAAAAGTACATCGTTGGTTCGGATGTCGATGCA